The following are from one region of the Sphingomonas sp. J315 genome:
- the rpoC gene encoding DNA-directed RNA polymerase subunit beta', protein MNELTNFANPVAKPETFDQIQIGIASPDRIRSWSFGEIKKPETINYRTFKPERDGLFCARIFGPIKDYECLCGKYKRMKYKGIVCEKCGVEVTVSKVRRERMGHIELAAPVAHIWFLKSLPSRIGLLLDMQLKQLERVLYFESYIVTEPGLTPLEKFQLLTEDELLDAQDEYGEDAFSAGIGAEAVKIMLMDLDLEGEKRTLLEELAVTKSELKPKKIIKRLKVVESFLESGNRPEWMILDVVPVIPPELRPLVPLDGGRFATSDLNDLYRRVINRNNRLKRLMELRAPDIIVRNEKRMLQEAVDALFDNGRRGRTITGANKRPLKSLSDMLKGKQGRFRQNLLGKRVDYSGRSVIVTGPELKLHQCGLPKKMALELFKPFIYARLDAKGLSMTLKQAKKWVEKERKEVWDILDEVIREHPVLLNRAPTLHRLGIQAFEPVLIEGKAIQLHPLVCSAFNADFDGDQMAVHVPLSLEAQLEARVLMMSTNNILSPANGKPIIVPSQDMVLGLYYLSMEKQNEPGEGMVLGDMAEVHQALFAGAVTLHTKITSRVPQTLEDGSTVMKRFETTPGRMLLGECLPKSHKVPFDVVNRLLTKKDVGDVIDEVYRHTGQKETVLFADAIMALGFRHAFKAGISFGKDDMIIPASKEATVDETRALVKDFEQQYQDGLITQQEKYNKVIDAWSRCGDVVAAAMMDEIKSVKVDEATGREKPANAIYMMAHSGARGSAAQIKQLAGMRGLMAKPSGEIIETPIISNFKEGLTVLEYFNSTHGARKGLADTALKTANSGYLTRRLVDVSQDCVVMEQDCGTERALEMKAIVQGGSVIASLGERILGRTTAEDVVDSKSGKVAIPVGTLLDEPMIAQIEALGIQGMKIRSPLVCEAKIGVCAKCYGRDLARGTPVNIGEAVGVIAAQSIGEPGTQLTMRTFHIGGAAQLNEQSNLEAPVDGRAEFRDLRLITDQRGRRVVLARSGEIAILDEDGRELAVHRIPYGAYVMFDDGHIVSKGERMAEWDPFTMPVITETGGVVKYQDLIDGKTLTEQVDEATGIAQRVVIENRGASAKKEDLRPRLTLTGEGDGEAARYMLAPGAVLSVEDGATVQGGDVLARVSRESAKTRDITGGLPRVAELFEARKPKENAIIAKVSGRVVFGKDYKAKRKIGIQPEDGGEVVEYLVPKSKVIDVQEGDYVKRGDNLIGGSPDPHDILEVLGIEPLAEYLVAEIQEVYRLQGVKINDKHIEVIVRQMLQKVEITDAGDTTLLPGEQVDRDEMDDTNAKLEPGQAPAQGKPILLGITKASLQTRSFISAASFQETTRVLTEAAVQGKQDTLIGLKENVIVGRLIPAGTGAGMNRMRIAASSRDAALRAQQRKLQEVLIAPNSAAEERAAELAQDPIDAMATSDALEKVEVSGDGSDAAAGEYLNESE, encoded by the coding sequence ATGAATGAACTGACCAACTTCGCGAACCCGGTGGCCAAGCCGGAGACCTTCGACCAGATCCAGATCGGCATCGCGTCCCCGGATCGCATCCGTTCGTGGTCGTTCGGCGAGATCAAGAAGCCCGAGACGATCAACTATCGCACGTTCAAGCCCGAGCGTGACGGCCTGTTCTGCGCGCGCATCTTCGGTCCGATCAAGGACTACGAATGCCTGTGCGGCAAGTACAAGCGCATGAAATACAAGGGCATCGTCTGCGAGAAGTGCGGCGTCGAGGTTACCGTCTCGAAGGTCCGCCGTGAGCGCATGGGCCATATCGAACTGGCCGCCCCGGTCGCGCACATCTGGTTCCTGAAGTCGCTGCCCTCGCGCATCGGCCTGCTGCTCGACATGCAGCTCAAGCAGCTTGAGCGCGTGCTGTATTTCGAATCCTATATCGTCACCGAGCCTGGCCTGACGCCGCTGGAGAAGTTCCAGCTGCTAACCGAGGACGAGCTGCTCGACGCGCAGGACGAATATGGCGAGGACGCTTTCTCCGCCGGCATCGGCGCGGAAGCGGTCAAGATCATGCTCATGGACCTCGATCTCGAGGGCGAGAAGCGCACGCTGCTCGAAGAGCTGGCGGTCACCAAGTCCGAGCTGAAGCCCAAGAAGATCATCAAGCGGCTCAAAGTCGTCGAGAGCTTCCTGGAATCGGGCAACCGTCCCGAGTGGATGATCCTCGACGTCGTTCCGGTCATCCCGCCCGAGCTGCGCCCGCTGGTGCCGCTGGACGGCGGTCGCTTCGCGACGTCGGATCTCAACGACCTGTATCGCCGCGTGATCAACCGCAACAACCGCCTCAAGCGCCTGATGGAGCTGCGCGCGCCGGACATCATCGTCCGCAACGAAAAGCGTATGCTGCAGGAAGCCGTCGACGCCCTGTTCGACAATGGTCGTCGCGGTCGCACGATCACGGGTGCCAACAAGCGTCCGCTCAAGTCGCTGTCCGACATGCTCAAGGGCAAGCAGGGCCGCTTCCGCCAGAACCTGCTCGGCAAGCGCGTCGACTATTCGGGCCGTTCGGTCATCGTGACCGGTCCGGAACTGAAGCTGCACCAGTGCGGCCTGCCCAAGAAGATGGCGCTCGAGCTGTTCAAGCCGTTCATCTACGCGCGCCTCGACGCCAAGGGTCTGTCGATGACCCTGAAGCAGGCGAAGAAGTGGGTCGAGAAGGAGCGCAAGGAAGTCTGGGACATCCTGGACGAGGTGATCCGCGAGCACCCGGTTCTGCTGAACCGCGCGCCGACGCTCCACCGTCTGGGCATCCAGGCGTTCGAGCCGGTGCTGATCGAGGGGAAGGCGATCCAGCTTCACCCGCTGGTCTGCTCGGCGTTCAACGCCGACTTCGACGGCGACCAGATGGCCGTGCACGTCCCGCTGAGCCTTGAGGCGCAGCTGGAAGCGCGCGTCCTGATGATGTCGACCAACAACATCCTGTCGCCCGCCAACGGCAAGCCGATCATCGTGCCGTCGCAGGACATGGTGCTCGGTCTTTACTATCTCTCGATGGAGAAGCAGAACGAGCCGGGCGAAGGCATGGTGCTGGGCGACATGGCCGAGGTGCATCAGGCGCTGTTCGCGGGTGCGGTCACGCTGCACACCAAGATCACCAGCCGCGTCCCTCAGACGCTGGAAGACGGCAGCACCGTGATGAAGCGGTTCGAGACCACTCCCGGCCGCATGCTGCTCGGCGAGTGCCTCCCCAAGTCGCACAAGGTGCCGTTCGACGTCGTCAACCGTCTGCTGACCAAGAAGGACGTCGGCGACGTGATCGACGAGGTCTATCGCCACACCGGCCAGAAGGAGACCGTGCTGTTCGCCGACGCGATCATGGCACTGGGCTTCCGCCACGCGTTCAAGGCAGGCATCTCGTTCGGCAAGGACGACATGATCATCCCGGCGAGCAAGGAAGCAACGGTCGACGAGACCCGCGCGCTCGTGAAGGACTTCGAGCAGCAGTATCAGGACGGCCTGATCACGCAGCAGGAGAAGTACAACAAGGTGATCGACGCCTGGAGCCGTTGCGGCGACGTGGTGGCGGCCGCGATGATGGACGAGATCAAGTCGGTGAAGGTCGACGAGGCTACGGGCCGCGAGAAGCCCGCCAACGCGATCTACATGATGGCGCACTCCGGTGCGCGTGGTTCGGCGGCGCAGATCAAGCAGCTGGCCGGCATGCGCGGCCTGATGGCCAAACCGTCGGGCGAGATCATCGAAACGCCGATCATCTCGAACTTCAAGGAAGGTCTGACCGTTCTTGAATACTTCAACTCGACCCACGGCGCCCGCAAGGGTCTGGCCGACACCGCGCTCAAGACGGCGAACTCGGGCTACCTGACCCGTCGTCTGGTCGACGTGTCGCAGGACTGCGTCGTCATGGAGCAGGATTGCGGCACCGAGCGCGCGCTGGAGATGAAGGCGATCGTGCAGGGCGGCAGCGTGATCGCGTCGCTGGGCGAGCGTATTCTGGGTCGTACGACCGCAGAAGACGTGGTCGATTCGAAGAGCGGCAAGGTGGCGATCCCGGTCGGCACCTTGCTCGACGAGCCGATGATCGCGCAGATCGAGGCGTTGGGTATTCAGGGGATGAAGATCCGTTCGCCGCTGGTCTGCGAAGCCAAGATCGGCGTGTGCGCGAAATGCTATGGCCGTGACCTTGCCCGCGGTACGCCGGTGAACATCGGCGAAGCGGTCGGCGTCATCGCGGCGCAGTCGATCGGTGAGCCGGGCACGCAGCTGACCATGCGTACCTTCCACATCGGCGGTGCGGCGCAGCTCAACGAGCAGTCGAACCTCGAAGCGCCGGTCGATGGCCGCGCCGAGTTCCGCGACCTGCGCCTGATCACCGACCAGCGCGGCCGTCGCGTCGTGCTGGCGCGTTCGGGCGAGATCGCGATCCTCGACGAGGATGGTCGCGAGCTGGCGGTCCACCGCATTCCGTACGGCGCCTATGTCATGTTCGACGATGGCCACATCGTCAGCAAGGGCGAGCGCATGGCGGAATGGGATCCGTTCACCATGCCGGTGATCACGGAAACCGGCGGCGTCGTGAAGTATCAGGACCTGATCGACGGCAAGACTCTGACCGAGCAGGTCGACGAAGCGACCGGCATCGCACAGCGCGTGGTGATCGAAAACCGCGGCGCGTCGGCGAAGAAGGAGGATCTGCGTCCCCGCCTCACCCTCACCGGGGAAGGCGATGGCGAGGCCGCCCGCTACATGCTGGCGCCGGGTGCGGTGCTGTCGGTCGAGGATGGTGCGACGGTGCAGGGCGGCGACGTTCTGGCCCGCGTCAGCCGTGAATCGGCCAAGACCCGCGACATCACCGGCGGTCTGCCGCGCGTCGCCGAGCTGTTCGAAGCGCGCAAGCCCAAGGAAAATGCGATCATCGCCAAGGTCTCGGGCCGCGTGGTGTTCGGCAAGGACTATAAGGCGAAGCGCAAGATCGGCATCCAGCCCGAGGATGGCGGCGAGGTCGTCGAGTATCTGGTGCCCAAGTCGAAGGTGATCGACGTCCAGGAAGGCGACTACGTCAAGCGTGGCGACAACCTGATCGGCGGTTCGCCCGACCCGCACGACATTCTGGAGGTACTCGGCATCGAGCCACTGGCGGAATATCTCGTCGCGGAAATCCAGGAAGTCTATCGACTCCAAGGCGTGAAGATCAACGACAAGCACATCGAGGTGATCGTTCGCCAGATGCTGCAAAAGGTCGAGATCACCGACGCCGGCGACACCACCCTGCTCCCCGGCGAGCAGGTGGATCGCGACGAGATGGACGACACCAACGCGAAGCTCGAGCCCGGCCAGGCCCCTGCACAGGGCAAGCCGATCCTGCTCGGCATCACCAAGGCGTCGCTGCAGACCCGCAGCTTCATCTCGGCGGCGTCGTTCCAGGAGACCACCCGCGTCCTCACCGAGGCGGCGGTCCAGGGCAAGCAGGACACGCTGATCGGCCTGAAGGAGAACGTCATCGTCGGCCGTCTCATCCCCGCCGGTACCGGCGCGGGCATGAACCGGATGCGGATTGCGGCCAGCAGCCGCGACGCCGCGCTCCGCGCCCAGCAGCGCAAGCTGCAGGAAGTGCTGATCGCACCCAACTCGGCAGCCGAAGAGCGCGCCGCCGAGCTGGCGCAGGATCCGATCGACGCGATGGCCACCAGCGATGCGCTGGAAAAGGTCGAAGTGTCGGGTGACGGCAGCGACGCAGCGGCGGGCGAGTATCTGAACGAGAGCGAGTGA
- the rpoB gene encoding DNA-directed RNA polymerase subunit beta codes for MATKAIESGTAKRRIRKVFGDIHEVVQMPNLIEVQRESYEQFLRSDPSIGYVSGLEKTLRSVFPIRDFAGTAELDFVTYELEAPKFDVEECRQRGITYAAPMRVTLRLIVFEVDPDTDARSVLDIKEQDVYMGDMPLMTGNGTFFINGTERVIVSQMHRSPGVLFDHDRGKTHASGKYLFAARVIPYRGSWLDFEFDAKDIVNVRIDRKRKLPVTTLLYALGLNSEEILNHFYNTVTYVRGPNGWQIPFAPENWRGAKPMFDIVDAKSGEVIFPAGQKISPRAANKAGKDGLETLLIPTEEIFGRYSAFDLINEATGEIYIEAGDEVSAENLEKLDKAGIDRVELLDIDHISTGPWIRNTLKADKAEEREQALSDIYRVMRPGEPPTLETAESLFGGLFFDPERYDLSAVGRVKLNMRLDLDAEDTVTTLRTEDILAVVKTLVDLKDGKGEVDDIDNLGNRRVRSVGELLENQYRVGLLRMERAVKERMSSVDVSTVMPNDLINAKPAVAAVREFFGSSQLSQFMDQTNPLSEVTHKRRVSALGPGGLTRERAGFEVRDVHPTHYGRICPIETPEGPNIGLINSLATFSRVNKYGFIETPYRKVIDGKVTDEVVYLSAMEEAKHTIAQASAETDAEGRFVEDLVSARQAGEFLMAFPDTVTLMDVSPKQLVSVAASLIPFLENDDANRALMGSNMQRQAVPLVKAEAPFVGTGMEETVARDSGAAIAAKRAGIVDQVDASRIVVRATGEVSAEESGVDIYTLMKFERSNQSTCINQRPLVKVGDLVNAGDIIADGPSTEFGELALGRNVLVAFMPWNGYNYEDSILINERIVKDDVFTSIHIDEFEVMARDTKLGPEDITRDIPNVGEEALRNLDEAGIVYIGAEVEPGDILVGKITPKGESPMTPEEKLLRAIFGEKASDVRDTSLRLPPGVAGTIVDVRVFNRHGIDKDERAMAIEREEIERLKKDSDDERNILNRATWSRLREMLLGQVATAVPKGLKKGAEIDQDLLDSVDRHEWWKFAVADDKVQGDLETVKAQYDEAVKRIKDKFEDRREKLERGDELPPGVLKMVKVFVAVKRKLQPGDKMAGRHGNKGIISRILPQEDMPFLEDGTPVDFVLNPLGVPSRMNVGQIFETHLGWAARGLGKKIGEALDAWREANPNPQAGEAPEAVKELLLEIYGDNYAEQIKSRDTNALVELAQNVRAGVPMGTPVFDGAVEADVTDMLRLAGLDESGQVDLFDGRTGDMFDRKVTVGYKYVLKLHHLVDDKIHARSIGPYSLVTQQPLGGKAQFGGQRFGEMEVWALQAYGAAYTLQEMLTVKSDDVVGRTKVYEAIVKGDDTFEAGIPESFNVLVKEMRSLGLNVELKTNLELGLDENGAAIAAE; via the coding sequence ATGGCAACCAAAGCGATCGAAAGCGGCACCGCAAAGCGCCGCATCCGCAAGGTGTTCGGCGACATCCACGAAGTGGTGCAGATGCCGAACCTGATCGAGGTTCAGCGCGAATCCTACGAACAGTTCCTGCGGAGCGATCCGTCGATCGGTTATGTTTCGGGCCTTGAGAAGACGCTGCGCAGCGTGTTCCCGATCCGCGACTTCGCCGGCACCGCCGAACTCGACTTCGTGACCTATGAGCTCGAAGCGCCCAAGTTCGACGTCGAGGAATGCCGTCAGCGTGGCATCACCTATGCCGCCCCGATGCGCGTTACCCTTCGCCTAATCGTGTTCGAGGTCGATCCCGATACCGATGCCCGCTCCGTCCTCGATATCAAGGAGCAGGACGTCTACATGGGCGACATGCCCCTGATGACGGGCAACGGCACCTTCTTCATCAACGGCACCGAACGCGTCATCGTGTCGCAGATGCACCGCTCGCCGGGCGTGCTGTTCGACCATGACCGCGGCAAGACGCACGCATCGGGCAAGTATCTCTTCGCCGCGCGCGTGATCCCGTATCGCGGTTCATGGCTGGACTTCGAGTTCGACGCCAAGGACATCGTCAACGTCCGTATCGACCGCAAGCGCAAGCTGCCGGTCACGACGCTGCTGTACGCGCTGGGCCTGAACAGCGAAGAGATCCTCAACCACTTCTACAACACCGTCACCTATGTGCGCGGCCCCAATGGCTGGCAGATCCCGTTCGCGCCCGAGAACTGGCGCGGCGCGAAGCCGATGTTCGACATCGTCGACGCCAAGTCGGGCGAAGTGATCTTCCCCGCCGGGCAGAAGATCAGCCCGCGCGCGGCGAACAAGGCCGGCAAGGACGGGCTTGAGACGCTGTTGATCCCGACCGAGGAAATCTTCGGCCGTTACAGCGCGTTCGACCTGATCAACGAGGCGACGGGCGAAATCTACATCGAGGCGGGCGACGAAGTGTCGGCCGAAAATCTCGAGAAGTTGGACAAGGCCGGGATCGATCGTGTCGAACTGCTCGACATCGATCACATCTCGACCGGCCCCTGGATCCGCAACACGCTCAAGGCCGACAAGGCCGAAGAGCGCGAGCAGGCGCTGTCCGACATCTATCGCGTGATGCGCCCCGGCGAACCGCCGACGCTGGAGACCGCAGAATCGCTGTTCGGCGGGCTGTTCTTCGATCCGGAGCGCTACGACCTGTCGGCCGTCGGCCGCGTCAAGCTGAACATGCGCCTCGACCTCGATGCCGAGGACACGGTGACGACGCTGCGCACCGAGGACATTCTGGCGGTCGTCAAGACGCTGGTCGACCTCAAGGACGGCAAGGGCGAAGTCGACGATATCGACAACCTGGGCAACCGCCGCGTGCGTTCGGTGGGCGAGCTGCTGGAGAACCAGTATCGCGTCGGCCTGCTGCGCATGGAGCGCGCGGTCAAGGAGCGCATGTCGAGCGTCGACGTGTCGACCGTCATGCCGAACGACCTCATCAACGCAAAGCCTGCGGTCGCCGCGGTGCGCGAATTCTTCGGCTCGTCGCAGCTGTCGCAGTTCATGGACCAGACCAACCCGCTGTCGGAAGTCACCCACAAGCGTCGCGTGTCGGCGCTTGGGCCGGGCGGTCTCACCCGTGAGCGCGCAGGCTTCGAAGTCCGCGACGTTCACCCGACGCACTATGGCCGTATCTGCCCGATCGAAACGCCGGAAGGCCCGAACATCGGTCTGATCAACAGCCTCGCGACCTTCAGCCGTGTGAACAAATACGGCTTCATCGAAACGCCGTACCGCAAGGTGATCGACGGCAAGGTGACCGACGAGGTCGTCTATCTGTCCGCGATGGAAGAGGCCAAGCACACCATCGCACAGGCTTCGGCCGAAACCGATGCCGAGGGCCGGTTCGTCGAGGATCTGGTCTCCGCACGTCAGGCAGGCGAATTCCTGATGGCGTTCCCGGACACGGTGACGCTGATGGACGTGTCGCCGAAGCAGCTGGTTTCGGTCGCCGCGTCGCTGATCCCGTTCCTGGAAAATGACGACGCCAACCGCGCGCTCATGGGTTCGAACATGCAGCGTCAGGCCGTTCCGCTGGTGAAGGCGGAAGCGCCCTTCGTCGGCACCGGCATGGAAGAGACCGTCGCGCGCGATTCGGGCGCGGCGATCGCGGCCAAACGCGCCGGCATCGTCGACCAGGTCGATGCGTCGCGCATCGTCGTCCGCGCCACCGGCGAGGTTTCGGCGGAGGAAAGCGGCGTCGACATCTACACGCTGATGAAGTTCGAGCGTTCGAACCAGTCGACCTGCATCAACCAGCGTCCGCTGGTGAAGGTGGGCGATCTGGTCAATGCCGGCGACATCATCGCCGACGGCCCGTCGACCGAGTTCGGCGAGCTGGCGCTGGGCCGCAACGTGCTCGTCGCGTTCATGCCCTGGAACGGCTACAACTACGAGGACTCGATCCTGATCAACGAGCGGATCGTGAAGGACGACGTGTTCACGTCGATCCATATCGACGAGTTCGAGGTAATGGCCCGCGACACCAAGCTGGGGCCGGAGGACATCACCCGCGACATCCCGAACGTCGGCGAGGAAGCGCTGCGCAACCTCGACGAGGCGGGCATCGTCTATATCGGCGCCGAGGTGGAGCCGGGCGACATTCTGGTCGGCAAGATCACGCCGAAGGGCGAGAGCCCGATGACGCCGGAAGAAAAGCTGCTCCGCGCGATCTTCGGTGAAAAGGCCAGCGACGTGCGCGACACTTCGCTCCGCCTGCCGCCGGGCGTTGCCGGCACGATCGTCGACGTCCGCGTCTTCAATCGCCACGGCATCGACAAGGACGAGCGCGCGATGGCGATCGAGCGCGAGGAGATCGAGCGCCTGAAGAAGGACAGCGACGACGAACGCAACATCCTCAACCGCGCGACTTGGTCGCGTCTGCGCGAGATGCTGCTGGGTCAGGTCGCGACCGCCGTTCCGAAGGGCCTGAAGAAGGGTGCCGAGATCGATCAGGACCTGCTCGACAGCGTCGACCGCCATGAGTGGTGGAAGTTCGCCGTTGCCGACGACAAGGTCCAGGGCGATCTGGAGACGGTCAAGGCGCAGTATGACGAGGCCGTCAAGCGCATCAAGGACAAGTTCGAGGACCGCCGCGAGAAGCTGGAGCGGGGCGACGAGCTGCCGCCGGGCGTGCTGAAGATGGTCAAGGTGTTCGTCGCGGTGAAGCGCAAGCTGCAGCCGGGCGACAAGATGGCCGGCCGTCACGGCAACAAGGGCATCATCAGCCGCATCCTGCCGCAGGAGGACATGCCGTTCCTTGAGGACGGGACTCCGGTCGACTTCGTGCTCAACCCGCTGGGCGTGCCGTCGCGCATGAACGTCGGTCAGATCTTCGAGACGCATCTTGGCTGGGCCGCGCGCGGCCTGGGCAAGAAGATCGGCGAGGCGCTGGACGCGTGGCGTGAGGCCAATCCGAACCCGCAAGCGGGCGAAGCACCCGAAGCGGTCAAGGAACTGCTGCTCGAAATCTATGGCGATAACTACGCCGAACAGATCAAGAGCCGCGACACCAACGCGCTGGTCGAGCTGGCGCAGAATGTCCGCGCCGGCGTTCCGATGGGCACCCCGGTGTTCGACGGCGCGGTCGAGGCGGACGTGACCGACATGCTGCGTCTGGCGGGTCTGGACGAGAGCGGTCAGGTCGACCTGTTCGACGGGCGCACCGGCGACATGTTCGACCGCAAGGTGACCGTTGGGTACAAGTACGTGCTCAAGCTGCACCACCTGGTCGACGACAAGATCCACGCGCGTTCGATCGGCCCGTACAGCCTCGTCACCCAGCAGCCGCTGGGCGGCAAGGCGCAGTTCGGCGGCCAGCGCTTCGGCGAAATGGAGGTCTGGGCGCTGCAGGCATATGGCGCGGCGTACACGCTCCAGGAAATGCTGACGGTGAAGTCCGACGACGTGGTCGGCCGCACCAAGGTCTACGAGGCGATCGTCAAGGGTGACGACACGTTCGAGGCCGGCATCCCCGAGAGCTTCAACGTGCTCGTCAAGGAAATGCGCTCGCTGGGCCTCAACGTCGAACTCAAGACCAATCTGGAATTGGGCCTCGACGAGAACGGTGCCGCGATCGCGGCGGAATAA
- a CDS encoding tyrosine-type recombinase/integrase, translating to MSLSDRGIRNLLPRRRTYKCSDERGLYLEISPTGSKLWRMRYRYGGKDKRLALGAYPEVSLAEARRRRDEAREQLRDGVDPVQERRREKLLAAYNSSNSFGDIAREYINKIEREGRSPTTIGKTRWLLELLAPIAGQPITEIKALDMLAALKRLEEKGNYETARRCRSFSSRVFRYAAATGRAEIDPTVVLRGALISPKVQHHAAILEPEEVGKLLRAIDAHSGHAVTRLAMQIAPHVMTRPGELRQAKWSEIDFENAVWKIPAERMKMRRPHLVPLSRQVIGYLSELYDLTGPEGYLFSAVHTWKRPMSDNTINSAFRRMGYPVGTVTAHGLRTTASTLLNESRKWSPDAIERSLAHADADAVRGIYNRGAYWAERVAMHQWWSDFLDRLRAGAVQRNVNKPRINSQELKGRGQSVGLKFAFSYSPTYGNAYRDPTT from the coding sequence ATGTCGCTCAGTGACCGCGGAATTCGCAACCTTCTGCCACGCAGGAGAACCTATAAGTGTTCGGACGAGCGCGGGCTCTACCTCGAAATCAGCCCAACTGGCTCGAAGCTCTGGCGAATGCGCTATCGCTATGGCGGGAAGGACAAGCGCCTCGCGCTCGGCGCATATCCTGAAGTCAGTCTGGCTGAAGCCCGGCGTCGAAGGGACGAGGCGCGTGAACAGCTGAGAGATGGTGTCGACCCGGTGCAGGAGCGTCGGCGCGAGAAACTGCTAGCCGCATATAATTCGTCGAACAGCTTCGGCGATATCGCTCGCGAGTATATCAACAAGATCGAGCGGGAAGGGCGCTCCCCCACAACCATCGGCAAGACGCGCTGGCTGCTGGAGTTGTTGGCTCCGATCGCTGGACAGCCGATCACGGAGATCAAAGCGCTGGATATGCTCGCCGCGCTCAAGCGGTTGGAGGAGAAGGGCAACTACGAGACCGCCCGGCGCTGTCGCTCCTTCTCAAGCCGGGTGTTTCGCTATGCAGCTGCGACCGGGCGGGCGGAGATCGATCCAACCGTCGTGCTCCGGGGTGCACTGATTTCGCCAAAGGTCCAGCACCACGCCGCAATTCTCGAGCCCGAGGAAGTTGGCAAGCTGCTCCGTGCGATCGATGCCCATTCCGGACATGCGGTTACGCGCCTGGCAATGCAGATCGCACCACATGTGATGACGCGCCCGGGGGAGCTCCGTCAGGCGAAATGGTCCGAAATCGATTTCGAGAACGCTGTGTGGAAAATCCCAGCCGAGCGGATGAAAATGCGTCGCCCGCATCTGGTGCCGCTTTCACGCCAGGTGATCGGCTATCTCAGCGAACTCTACGATCTGACCGGACCTGAAGGCTATCTATTCAGCGCAGTTCATACCTGGAAGCGCCCGATGTCGGACAATACGATCAATTCGGCATTCCGGCGCATGGGATATCCGGTTGGAACCGTCACAGCGCATGGGTTGCGTACGACTGCGTCGACGCTGCTCAACGAAAGCCGGAAATGGAGCCCGGACGCAATCGAACGGTCGCTGGCCCATGCCGATGCGGATGCGGTTCGAGGTATTTACAATCGCGGAGCCTATTGGGCCGAGCGCGTGGCCATGCATCAATGGTGGAGCGATTTTCTCGATCGGTTGCGAGCCGGCGCGGTTCAGCGCAATGTGAATAAACCGCGGATCAATTCGCAAGAGCTCAAGGGCCGTGGGCAGTCGGTGGGATTGAAGTTCGCATTTTCCTATTCGCCGACTTACGGAAATGCGTACAGAGATCCGACGACGTAG
- a CDS encoding helix-turn-helix domain-containing protein, which produces MRSLIRSQKTLGNAIRRARRAAGLTQQQLGARTNLRQATISNLEKGEGGSLETLFAVLTFLELELELRARSISAPPLEDIF; this is translated from the coding sequence ATGCGATCCCTGATAAGGTCTCAGAAAACCCTTGGCAACGCCATCCGGCGGGCCCGACGTGCAGCCGGACTCACGCAGCAACAGCTGGGCGCACGAACCAACCTTCGACAGGCGACCATTTCCAATCTTGAAAAAGGGGAGGGAGGTTCCCTCGAAACCCTTTTTGCTGTCCTGACCTTCCTTGAGCTTGAACTCGAGTTGCGGGCGCGCAGCATTTCTGCTCCGCCCTTGGAGGATATCTTCTGA